A genomic window from Denticeps clupeoides chromosome 11, fDenClu1.1, whole genome shotgun sequence includes:
- the LOC114799333 gene encoding mesoderm induction early response protein 3-like isoform X2 — protein sequence MAEAPVGSSSPVGSLSSEDHDFDPTAEMLVHDFDDEKTLEEEEMLECKRNVSAEIEDLEKEGSMPLEELLVMYRYAAASSMDSSSGELADELPDMTLDKEEIAKDLLSGEYEEETQSSADDLTPSVTSHETTEFFPNKPRSTSACDGERDSEGEEDDPEEDTRKEIMVGSQYQADVPTGLCSYGDEEMAAEVEDQLLWSPGHLSQSAVEDFLCEVASRRESGETRTHVRDNEQALYELVKCNYNTREALERYNNNIRSSKGSPPWSEEECRDFEHALRTYEKNFHLIQKHKVRTRSVAECVAFYYMWKKSERFDHLAQQRRSGKRKYGCRPGVIELMDRLVDGAETLGTDGSSSGCSGAGGSRTDASAGQQLGILNSITASDLTVLSSTMASVYSAADGTCLDSCNFLPLENTHRGATSPDHPPGFSPGGDAGRPGVLEGGFCLSGACGGTDCEWLDKRMKRTLPEPYIGDVSVANLDVDLEGHCTHRITGAKMAVSVTDFGSLAPSEPSGFMGSHPWHHQHTAVQLD from the exons ATGGCGGAG GCTCCTGTTGGCAGCTCCAGTCCag TTGGTTCTTTGTCCTCCGAGGACCACGATTTTGACCCGACTGCGGAGATGCTGGTCCACGATTTCGACGACGAGAAGACGTTGGAGGAGGAAGAAATGTTGGAGTGCAAGAGGAACGTCAGTGCCGAAATCGAGGATTTGGAGAAG GAGGGCAGTATGCCGCTGGAGGAGTTGCTGGTGATGTATCGATACGCAGCGGCATCCAGCATGGACAGTTCCTCAGGCGAGCTCGCCGATGAGCTGCCCGACATGACACTAGATAAG GAGGAAATAGCGAAAGATCTCCTGTCTGGGGAATATGAAGAGGAAACCCAGTCTTCCGCCGATGATCTGACCCCCTCGGTCACCTCCCACGAAACTACAGAATTCTTCCCCAACAAACCCAGAT CCACCTCTGCTTGTGATGGCGAAAGGGACTCtgagggagaggaggatgaCCCTGAAGAGGACACTAGAAAG GAGATTATGGTTGGCTCACAGTACCAAGCTGACGTTCCTACTGGCCTCTGCTCATATGGCGATGAGGAGATGG CGGCCGAGGTGGAGGACCAGCTGCTGTGGAGTCCTGGTCACCTGTCACAAAGTGCGGTGGAAGACTTTCTCTGTGAAGTGGCGTCGCGCCGAGAAAGTGGCGAGACGCGGACCCACGTGCGAGACAATGAACAG GCTCTGTATGAGCTGGTGAAGTGTAACTACAACACGCGCGAAGCACTTGAGCGCTACAATAATAATATCAGATCATCCAAAG GGTCTCCACCGTGGTCCGAAGAAGAGTGCAGGGACTTCGAGCACGCCCTGCGAACGTACGAGAAGAACTTCCACCTCATACAGAAGCACAAA GTGAGAACGCGGAGCGTGGCGGAGTGCGTGGCTTTTTACTACATGTGGAAGAAGTCGGAGCGCTTCGATCACCTCGCTCAGCAGAGGCGCTCGGGTAAAAGGAAGTACGGCTGCCGCCCCGGAGTGAT CGAGCTGATGGACCGGTTGGTGGACGGCGCAGAGACGCTCGGGACCGACGGCTCGTCCTCGGGGTGCAGCGGTGCAGGAGGCTCCAGGACCGATGCCAGCGCCGGGCAGCAGTTGGGCATCCTCAACTCCATCACCGCCAGTGACCTCACAG TCCTGAGCAGCACCATGGCGTCCGTCTACAGTGCAGCCGATGGAACCTGCCTGGACTCCTGTAACTTCCTGCCCCTGGAGAACACGCACCGAGGCGCCACCAGCCCTGACCACCCTCCGGGCTTCAGTCCCGGTGGGGACGCGGGGCGTCCGGGTGTCCTAGAAGGTGGCTTCTGCCTGTCCGGCGCTTGCGGGGGGACGGACTGCGAGTGGCTGGATAAGAGGATGAAGAGGACTCTCCCGGAGCCCTACATCGGTGACGTCTCTGTGGCCAATTTAGACGTGGACCTCGAGGGTCACTGCACTCACCGGATCACAGGTGCCAAAATGGCCGTCTCAGTCACGGACTTCGGCAGCTTGGCCCCCAGCGAGCCGAGCGGCTTCATGGGGTCCCATCCATGGCACCACCAACACACAGCGGTGCAGCTGGACTGA
- the LOC114799333 gene encoding mesoderm induction early response protein 3-like isoform X1, with protein MAEAPVGSSSPVGSLSSEDHDFDPTAEMLVHDFDDEKTLEEEEMLECKRNVSAEIEDLEKEGSMPLEELLVMYRYAAASSMDSSSGELADELPDMTLDKEEIAKDLLSGEYEEETQSSADDLTPSVTSHETTEFFPNKPRSTSACDGERDSEGEEDDPEEDTRKEIMVGSQYQADVPTGLCSYGDEEMAAEVEDQLLWSPGHLSQSAVEDFLCEVASRRESGETRTHVRDNEQALYELVKCNYNTREALERYNNNIRSSKEGSPPWSEEECRDFEHALRTYEKNFHLIQKHKVRTRSVAECVAFYYMWKKSERFDHLAQQRRSGKRKYGCRPGVIELMDRLVDGAETLGTDGSSSGCSGAGGSRTDASAGQQLGILNSITASDLTVLSSTMASVYSAADGTCLDSCNFLPLENTHRGATSPDHPPGFSPGGDAGRPGVLEGGFCLSGACGGTDCEWLDKRMKRTLPEPYIGDVSVANLDVDLEGHCTHRITGAKMAVSVTDFGSLAPSEPSGFMGSHPWHHQHTAVQLD; from the exons ATGGCGGAG GCTCCTGTTGGCAGCTCCAGTCCag TTGGTTCTTTGTCCTCCGAGGACCACGATTTTGACCCGACTGCGGAGATGCTGGTCCACGATTTCGACGACGAGAAGACGTTGGAGGAGGAAGAAATGTTGGAGTGCAAGAGGAACGTCAGTGCCGAAATCGAGGATTTGGAGAAG GAGGGCAGTATGCCGCTGGAGGAGTTGCTGGTGATGTATCGATACGCAGCGGCATCCAGCATGGACAGTTCCTCAGGCGAGCTCGCCGATGAGCTGCCCGACATGACACTAGATAAG GAGGAAATAGCGAAAGATCTCCTGTCTGGGGAATATGAAGAGGAAACCCAGTCTTCCGCCGATGATCTGACCCCCTCGGTCACCTCCCACGAAACTACAGAATTCTTCCCCAACAAACCCAGAT CCACCTCTGCTTGTGATGGCGAAAGGGACTCtgagggagaggaggatgaCCCTGAAGAGGACACTAGAAAG GAGATTATGGTTGGCTCACAGTACCAAGCTGACGTTCCTACTGGCCTCTGCTCATATGGCGATGAGGAGATGG CGGCCGAGGTGGAGGACCAGCTGCTGTGGAGTCCTGGTCACCTGTCACAAAGTGCGGTGGAAGACTTTCTCTGTGAAGTGGCGTCGCGCCGAGAAAGTGGCGAGACGCGGACCCACGTGCGAGACAATGAACAG GCTCTGTATGAGCTGGTGAAGTGTAACTACAACACGCGCGAAGCACTTGAGCGCTACAATAATAATATCAGATCATCCAAAG AAGGGTCTCCACCGTGGTCCGAAGAAGAGTGCAGGGACTTCGAGCACGCCCTGCGAACGTACGAGAAGAACTTCCACCTCATACAGAAGCACAAA GTGAGAACGCGGAGCGTGGCGGAGTGCGTGGCTTTTTACTACATGTGGAAGAAGTCGGAGCGCTTCGATCACCTCGCTCAGCAGAGGCGCTCGGGTAAAAGGAAGTACGGCTGCCGCCCCGGAGTGAT CGAGCTGATGGACCGGTTGGTGGACGGCGCAGAGACGCTCGGGACCGACGGCTCGTCCTCGGGGTGCAGCGGTGCAGGAGGCTCCAGGACCGATGCCAGCGCCGGGCAGCAGTTGGGCATCCTCAACTCCATCACCGCCAGTGACCTCACAG TCCTGAGCAGCACCATGGCGTCCGTCTACAGTGCAGCCGATGGAACCTGCCTGGACTCCTGTAACTTCCTGCCCCTGGAGAACACGCACCGAGGCGCCACCAGCCCTGACCACCCTCCGGGCTTCAGTCCCGGTGGGGACGCGGGGCGTCCGGGTGTCCTAGAAGGTGGCTTCTGCCTGTCCGGCGCTTGCGGGGGGACGGACTGCGAGTGGCTGGATAAGAGGATGAAGAGGACTCTCCCGGAGCCCTACATCGGTGACGTCTCTGTGGCCAATTTAGACGTGGACCTCGAGGGTCACTGCACTCACCGGATCACAGGTGCCAAAATGGCCGTCTCAGTCACGGACTTCGGCAGCTTGGCCCCCAGCGAGCCGAGCGGCTTCATGGGGTCCCATCCATGGCACCACCAACACACAGCGGTGCAGCTGGACTGA